From the Trifolium pratense cultivar HEN17-A07 linkage group LG4, ARS_RC_1.1, whole genome shotgun sequence genome, the window TATGATCATTGCAACCGGCCAACACGCAACAACTCTCTTTCTCAGCATTGCAACAACCACAACAACTCTGTCTAATAGTCTCATGTTAATATTTTGTCAAGATATTTACCAATTATCAACCGTTTTGAGATATTTTGGTTATGAActtttgtatgattatgcatactTTGCTATGAAATATTTTGGCTGTTAGATTTTATATGATTATTAGTAGCCAAATGTTTTTGCAATGTTTTTTGGTTATGAATGCATTaagtgttgtttttatttttttaaaaagaaagacgcaaaatatttgttttattaaataagACAGAAAAAATAACGTCATACTACTGTCATAATTTGAccgaaaaatatagaaattttgttaatatttgataTCCGTGGATTTCCGCGGGAACTGTGGGGATGGGGACAAATATTCCCCCGTGGGGACGGGGATGGAGGCAAAATCTCCCCTGCATGCACTTTGGGGCGGGGAACAGGGAAGCTTCCTCCGCACATTCCCTGCTTCGTTAACATCCCTAGGTCAACGCACACTcaatacaatttaaataaagtCTCGACTCGATacaacttgataaaaaaaatcttaggaGGATTTATCACTCAGTTGGTCCTAAGAGACTCGAGAAATTAATCTATATAGTTGTGCATAGAGAATATCTGATTTACGCACACACAAAAAAGCCTCAATACaacttaaattaaaatataattttataatatttaaattttttattttataattcacaaaaaattattatcattcAAATTTGACATAATCCTAACCTAAATTTGAAAGAAATCTAATTTAATTCTTAAAAGAATTTAGAGAACCCCTCGGAAAAAATCCTAACGTGTACCGTAAAAACAAAATCCtggagaggtcaaccccttaaatggatctcagttatcTCGAGGGGATTAGTTTTTACAGTTGCGCGTGGATGATACCTTTGGTTTACAAACAAACCAAATCTTAGCAAATCAAATTAAACTAACtctgattaaaaaaaacaaagtatcttcgaccaaaaaaaattaagtatctACTGTATTTTTATTCCCAAACgaattctttttaattttaaaatcaactAAAGTCCAAAATCTTgaaccaaaataaaaacaaaaaataaaaattaaaaaaataaaacaaaaaaaaataaaatctagaAACAAAACATGCTCAACACACTTCATTATAAATACTCCTCAAAgcttttctttctctcatcaCACACACTTCACTCTCTCTCCTTtcaaaattagggtttagggtttttcACTTTTCTCAAATCAATCAAAACAATGGCATCCACCTCAGAGAAAAACGTTAAAACATCAGAGAAGAAGATCCTTCTAAAGAGTTCCGACGGCAAAACCTTCGAAGTCGAACCGGCAATTGCAATGCAATCTCAAACAATCAAGCACATGATAGATGACAATTGTGCTGATGAAACCGGAATCCCAATTCCGAACGTAACCGGAAAGATCATGGCGAAGGTTATTGAGTATTGTAAGAAACATGTTGAAGCCACGAGTTCCGAGAAAAACCCCTTTTCAACATTTGATAGGGAATTTGTTATGGTTGATCAACCTACTCTGTTTGATCTCATCTTGGCTGCAAACTATTTGGATATTAAGGGTTTGTTAGATCTCACATGCCAGACTGTTGCTGACATGATAACGGGTAAGACACCGGAGGAGATTCGTAAGACTTTTAACATTGAAAATGACTTTAGTCCTGAGGAAGAGGCCGAAGTTCGTCGCCAAAATGACTGGGCATTTGAGTGATTATTGAAGGAATATGTTAACTTAATCTCTAAATAGATTATAATAGTTTAGCTACAGTTTAAGAGActaatgtttgtttgtttgtttttgaccCCAAAGAGACTAATGTTttagttttcataaaaaaataaataaaaaat encodes:
- the LOC123923203 gene encoding SKP1-like protein 1A, with amino-acid sequence MASTSEKNVKTSEKKILLKSSDGKTFEVEPAIAMQSQTIKHMIDDNCADETGIPIPNVTGKIMAKVIEYCKKHVEATSSEKNPFSTFDREFVMVDQPTLFDLILAANYLDIKGLLDLTCQTVADMITGKTPEEIRKTFNIENDFSPEEEAEVRRQNDWAFE